The Rubrobacter naiadicus DNA window GAGGGCCTACGCCTACGGCGTCTTCAGCGCCTGCTACGGCGTCGCCTGGTTCGTCGGGAGCTGGCTTCTCGGCGTGCTCTACGACCACTCGGTCATGGGGCTCGTGGCGTTCTCAGTCGTGGTGCAGCTCCTCGCCGTGCCGGTGTTGCTCGCCACCCGCAGGGCGGCCGGAGGTTGATGGGCTCCCGGGGCATGGCTACAATCCCCTTGCGGCGGCCAACCCGCCGATGCGATGAGGCTCGCACCGGCCGCAGAGCTCTCTCTGCGGCTCCTGCCGGCGGAGCCGGCTGATGGCCTCTACCGGTTTCCCCGACCGGTGGGGGCCTTTCTGTTTGGCCTCCACCCGGAGGAGGTGAGAGGGATGGAGAAGACCTTCCAGAGCATACTCTTCGAGGATAGAAGGGCCGGAGAGCTCCGGGCCGCGGAGCCCACCTTCTTCTCCGACTTCCGTCTCGATGCGGTGGTGGAGGAGCTTCTCTCGGGCAGGGAGGAATACGACCTCGCTCCGTTCTTCCACACCCCTCTACGCGAGCCCGGAGAGGTCACCTACCGGCAGGAGGTGGCGCGTGATCTCGAGCGCGGTGAGGTGCGGGAAGTGGTGGAGGACTTCGCCCGGCGCATGCGGGCGATGCGCGAGTGCCTTTCCCTCGCCGGGAAGCTCCACCACGAGCTGCAGAAGCAGCGCTGGTTCCTGGACGCCGCCGGTGTCTACTGCGAGGCCGTCCGCTCTCTGGCCCGGGAACTCCCGCAGCGGGAGCCCGCCTCGCGCGGTCTGCGGGCGCTGAGCGACTACCTCGCCGGCTACGCCGGCTCGGAGGAGTTCTCCGGGCTCGAAGAGGAGGTGCGCGCGCTGCGGGAGGACCTGGCCGGGGTCGTCTACACGGTACACATAAGAGGCAACCGGGTCAGGGTCGACACCTACGAGGGCGAGGAGGACTACGGGGACGAGATCGAGAGGGTCTTCGCCCGGTTCGCGCGCGGCGCGGCGAAGGACCACCGGGTGCGCTTCCGCGATCCCCCGGAGTTGGGCCACGTCGAGGAGCGCATCCTGGAGCTCGTCGCCCGGCTCAATCCGGACGTCTTCGGGAGGCTGGACGAGTTCTGCAGACGCCGCCGCGATTACCTGGACGAGACCGTCGCGGCGTTCGACCGCGAGGTGCAGTTCTACCTCGCCTACCTGGAGTACGCCGGGCGCTTCAGGGAGGCGGGCCTCCCGTTCTGCTACCCGGAGGTCTCCGAAGAGGTGGGGGAGACGAGGGTCGAGGAGGGATTCGACCTCGCGCTCGCCGCCTCGCTTCTGCGCGAGGGGGGATCGGTGGTGAAAAACGGCTTCCACCTGCGCCACCCGGAGCGCATCCTGGTTGTCACGGGGCCGAACCAGGGCGGCAAGACCACCTTCGCCCGGATGGTCGG harbors:
- a CDS encoding MutS-related protein, which gives rise to MEKTFQSILFEDRRAGELRAAEPTFFSDFRLDAVVEELLSGREEYDLAPFFHTPLREPGEVTYRQEVARDLERGEVREVVEDFARRMRAMRECLSLAGKLHHELQKQRWFLDAAGVYCEAVRSLARELPQREPASRGLRALSDYLAGYAGSEEFSGLEEEVRALREDLAGVVYTVHIRGNRVRVDTYEGEEDYGDEIERVFARFARGAAKDHRVRFRDPPELGHVEERILELVARLNPDVFGRLDEFCRRRRDYLDETVAAFDREVQFYLAYLEYAGRFREAGLPFCYPEVSEEVGETRVEEGFDLALAASLLREGGSVVKNGFHLRHPERILVVTGPNQGGKTTFARMVGQLHYLASLGLPVPAAEAHLHIPDAIFTHFEREEGVERLRSKLEDDLVRLHEILREATGESLIVLNESFSSTTLEDAARIGTDLLGRIERLGALCVCVTFIDELATLREETVSMVGTVDPEDPSVRTFRIVRKPPEGLAYALALARKYGLTYEDLKRRVKR